One segment of Triticum aestivum cultivar Chinese Spring chromosome 2A, IWGSC CS RefSeq v2.1, whole genome shotgun sequence DNA contains the following:
- the LOC123184934 gene encoding cytochrome P450 709B1: protein MGLVWMVAAAVAAVLASWAFDALVYLVWRPRAITRQLRAQGVGGPGYRFFAGNLAEIKQLRADSAGAALDIGDHDFVPRVQPHFRKWIPIHGRTFLYWFGAKPTLCIADVNVVKQVLSDRGGLYPKSIGNPHIARLLGKGLVLTDGDDWKRHRKVVHPAFNMDKLKMMTVTMSDCAGSMMSEWKAKMDKGGSVEIDLSSQFEELTADVISHTAFGSSYKQGKKVFLAQRELQFLAFSTVFNVQIPAFRYLPTEKNLKIWKLDKEVRTMLMNIIKGRLATKDTMGYGNDLLGLMLEACAPEDRQNPLLSMDEIIDECKTFFFAGHDTSSHLLTWTMFLLSTHPEWQEKLREEVLRECGNGTPTGDMLNKLQLVNMFLLETLRLYAPVSAIQRKAGSDLEVGGIKVPEGTFLTIPIATIHRDKEVWGEDANKFKPMRFENGVTRAGKHPNALLSFSSGPRSCIGQNFAMIEAKAVIAVILQRFSFSLSPKYVHAPMDVITLRPKFGLPMILKSLEM, encoded by the exons ATGGGTCTTGTCTGGATGGTGGCGGCCGCCGTGGCGGCGGTGCTGGCCTCGTGGGCGTTCGACGCGCTGGTGTACCTCGTGTGGAGGCCGCGGGCCATCACCCGGCAGCTCCGCGCGCAGGGCGTCGGCGGTCCGGGCTACAGGTTCTTCGCCGGGAACCTCGCCGAGATCAAGCAGCTCCGCGCCGACAGCGCCGGCGCCGCGCTGGACATCGGCGACCACGACTTCGTCCCCAGGGTCCAGCCGCACTTCCGCAAATGGATCCCCATCCACG GGCGCACGTTCTTGTACTGGTTCGGAGCCAAGCCGACACTGTGCATCGCCGACGTGAACGTGGTGAAGCAGGTGCTCTCCGACCGCGGCGGGCTGTACCCCAAGAGCATCGGGAACCCGCACATCGCCCGCCTGCTCGGCAAGGGGCTCGTGCTCACCGACGGCGACGACTGGAAGCGCCACCGCAAGGTCGTCCACCCGGCCTTCAACATGGACAAGCTCAAG ATGATGACGGTGACCATGTCCGACTGTGCCGGGTCAATGATGTCCGAGTGGAAGGCAAAGATGGACAAGGGCGGCAGCGTGGAGATTGACCTGAGCAGCCAGTTTGAGGAGCTAACCGCGGATGTCATCTCCCACACGGCATTCGGAAGCAGCTACAAACAAGGGAAAAAGGTCTTCCTCGCGCAGAGGGAGCTCCAGTTTCTTGCCTTCTCCACCGTTTTCAACGTGCAAATCCCAGCATTCAG GTACCTTCCAACTGAAAAGAACCTCAAGATATGGAAGCTTGACAAGGAGGTGAGGACCATGCTGATGAACATCATAAAAGGCCGCCTTGCCACCAAAGACACCATGGGCTATGGCAACGACCTCCTCGGGCTTATGTTGGAGGCGTGTGCGCCGGAGGACCGGCAAAATCCGCTTTTGAGTATGGATGAGATCATAGATGAGTGCAAGACATTCTTTTTTGCCGGGCATGACACCAGCTCGCATCTGCTCACATGGACCATGTTCTTGCTGAGCACGCACCCCGAGTGGCAGGAGAAGCTCAGGGAGGAGGTGCTAAGAGAGTGTGGCAACGGTACTCCCACCGGTGACATGCTCAACAAACTGCAGCTGGTCAACATGTTCCTACTAGAAACTCTCAGGTTGTACGCACCTGTATCGGCCATTCAGAGGAAGGCGGGTTCGGATCTCGAGGTTGGTGGCATCAAAGTGCCCGAAGGCACGTTCCTAACGATCCCCATCGCGACGATACATCGCGACAAGGAGGTCTGGGGAGAAGATGCCAACAAATTCAAGCCTATGAGGTTCGAGAATGGAGTGACAAGGGCCGGAAAGCACCCCAATGCATTATTGTCTTTCTCCAGTGGGCCGAGGTCATGCATAGGGCAGAACTTTGCAATGATCGAGGCCAAGGCCGTGATCGCCGTGATTCTTCAGAGGTTCTCATTCTCCCTATCACCAAAGTATGTTCATGCCCCCATGGATGTGATCACGCTGCGGCCTAAGTTTGGGCTTCCCATGATCCTCAAGAGCCTAGAGATGTAA